A genomic stretch from Xylanivirga thermophila includes:
- the spoIIAA gene encoding anti-sigma F factor antagonist — protein MQISSKQKGDTIILKMSGELDHHSAQNVRTTLDNLIETPSIKHMIMDLSGLRFMDSSGIGVFIGRYKVLAKRGGNILVCGLNANITKIFEISGLFKITRAYGSVDEALQSLKGVG, from the coding sequence TTGCAGATATCAAGTAAACAAAAGGGAGATACTATCATTTTAAAAATGAGTGGCGAATTAGACCATCATAGCGCCCAGAATGTTAGAACCACTTTGGATAATTTGATAGAGACTCCTTCTATAAAACATATGATTATGGATTTGAGCGGACTAAGATTTATGGATAGTTCAGGCATAGGAGTTTTTATAGGGCGATATAAGGTTTTGGCTAAAAGGGGAGGAAATATCTTAGTTTGTGGTTTAAATGCAAACATAACTAAAATATTTGAAATTTCAGGTCTATTTAAGATTACAAGGGCATATGGCTCGGTTGATGAGGCTTTACAATCATTAA